A window of Desulfovibrio sp. genomic DNA:
GTCTTTTTTCTGGACAAGTTTTTTCAGGGAAAGGATCTGGCGGACAAACTGCCTGTGGAGAGCCGCGACATGCTGCTCTATGTCGATACCACCAACGAACCCACCACGGACAGCGTGGACGGCTACACCGATCAGGTGAAAGCCTTTCTGAAGGGTGTGGAACCCTGCGCCCTGGTGGCCCTTGGCGGCGGCTGCGTGCTTGACACCTGCAAGTGCGTGGGCAACCTGCTCGATAATCCCGGCAAGGCCGAAGACTATCAGGGCTGGGAACTGGTCAAGAATCCCGCGCCCTACAAAATCGCCGTGCCCACCCTGTCGGGCACGGGTTCCGAAACTTCGCGCACGGGCATCATCTGCAATGAGGAAAAGAACATCAAACTGGGCATGAACAGCGACTTTACCATGTTCGACCAGGTGCTGATGGACCCCGACCTCACGGCCAGCGTGCCCCGCAACCAGTATTTTTACACGGGTATCGACACCTACATGCACTGCTTTGAGAGCATCACCGGCTCGTATCGCAACGTGGTGGTGGACTCCCTGGCGGCCAAGGCCATCGACCTCTGCAAGCAGGTTTTTCTCTCGCAGGACATGATGAGCGAAGAAAACCGCGAAAAAATGATGATCGCCTCCTACCTGGGCGGCATGGCCGCCGGATTTGTGGGCGTGGTGCATCCCATCTCCGCCGGTCTCAGCATGGTGCTGCACATGCGCCACGGCATTGCCAACTGCTACGCCCTGACCGTGCTGGAAGACATTTATCCCGAACACTACAAAGAATTCATGACCATGATGGAACGCCAGGGCATTGACCTGCCCAAGGGCATCTGTCAGGGCCTTACCGACGCCCAGTACGACGCGCTCTACGGGGCGAGCATCGTGCACGAAAAGCCGCTGTCCAACCGCCTTGGCCCGGATTTCAAAAATATCCTCACCAAGGAAAACGTCATCGGGCGCTTTAAAAGGATGTAGCCGCAGCGCTGGCATCTGAACACTAGTGCAATTTCACTATCTGTCGGCGGCGAGGGCCAAAACCTCGCCGCCGTCAGCCACTTTCGGACGGCAGCCAAGGCGTCCGACCTGCCAGGCCCTGGCAGCGCCGAACCGTCACGGCTGATCCGCTTTGTGGAACGCAGGGCGGGCACAAAGCTCGCCAGGCCCGTTTCAAGCGCAAAACTCCACAGTGAGGAGTCTCATGGATATCAAAGTCAACTTCAGCGGCCGCGCCATCCGCTACACCGAAGACGAAATCGCCGTCGTGGTAGAGGCCATGCGCAATGCCGATCCCCTGACCCAGGGGCACTACATGCGCCAGTTTGAAAGCAAGTTCGCCGACTATCAGGGCGTTGCCCCGGGAACCTGCTTTACCACCATGAACGGCTGCTCCGCGCTGGAACTCTCGGCCCAGCTCTGCCTGTTCAATGAAGGCGACGAGGTGGTCATTCCCTCCCACACCTTCACTGCTTCGGCCTATCCGTACGTCAAAAAGGGCGCAAAGCTCGTCTGGGCCGATGTGGACCTGCACACCCGCGTGGTCACGGCCGAAAGCATCGAGCGTGTGCTGAGCCCGCGCACCAAAGCCGTGGTTGTGGTGCACCTGTATGGCTATGTGGCGGACATGCCCGCCATTGCCGCCCTGTGCAAGGAGCGCGGCCTGATCCTCATCGAGGACGCGGCCCAGGCCATCGGGGCCGAGATCGGCGGCGTCAAGGCCGGAGCCTTTGGCGACATGGCCATCTTCTCCTTCCATTCGCACAAAAACCTCACCACCCTGGGCGAAGGCGGCATGCTGTATGTGCGTGACCCCAAGCTTGCGGCCATGGTGCCCACCCTGCGCCACAACGGGCACTGCGCCTTTGACTTTGAACGCCCGGACTACTGGAAGCCCGCCATGGGCAATGTGGACATGCCCTTTATCGACGGCCGCATGGTGCAGCCCAACAACTACTGCCTCGGTGAAGTGGAGTGCGCCCTGGGCGCAAAACTGCTGGAGCGCATTGATGAAATCAATGACCAGAAGCGTGCGCGCGCCCTGGCCTTCATCGACGCCCTGAAGGATTTTCCCGAACTGGAATTCCACCGCGAAGACAGCCGCCGCCACAACTACCATCTGCTGGCGGCCCGCATGACTTCCGGCGTTGATGCCCGCGACCGCTTCATGCGCGCCATGTTCGATGAAAAAGGCGTCAAGTGCGTTGTGCAGTATATTCCGCTGGACAGGTACGAATACTACCGGCGTCAGGGCATGGGCGAAGCCTGCTGCCCCAATGCCGACATGTTTTTTGACAGCATGATTTCCTTCCCCTTCCAGCACTGGCTGTCGGAAGAGGAGTTTGACTACATGCTGGCGTCGACCCGCGAAGTGCTGGCAAAAATCCGTTAGAGCATTTTACCGTTGAAATACATATTATTTCAGCGGTAATCTGATCTGGGACGGCGGTCTTTGTCCCAGGTCGTATCATATATGAATGTGCTGCCGGGGGGGCTGTGCCATCCCCGGCAGCTCTCCCCGGCGGCTCACCCCGGCGGCTCACCCCGGCGGCCCTTTGCGCCATGAGCCGTCCCCGGTAACGTCGTGCTTTCCAAAAACCGGC
This region includes:
- a CDS encoding iron-containing alcohol dehydrogenase family protein — protein: MFRNAKNVGYYMIGQGSLSQLGDLLAARRKAVAGPAVFFLDKFFQGKDLADKLPVESRDMLLYVDTTNEPTTDSVDGYTDQVKAFLKGVEPCALVALGGGCVLDTCKCVGNLLDNPGKAEDYQGWELVKNPAPYKIAVPTLSGTGSETSRTGIICNEEKNIKLGMNSDFTMFDQVLMDPDLTASVPRNQYFYTGIDTYMHCFESITGSYRNVVVDSLAAKAIDLCKQVFLSQDMMSEENREKMMIASYLGGMAAGFVGVVHPISAGLSMVLHMRHGIANCYALTVLEDIYPEHYKEFMTMMERQGIDLPKGICQGLTDAQYDALYGASIVHEKPLSNRLGPDFKNILTKENVIGRFKRM
- a CDS encoding DegT/DnrJ/EryC1/StrS family aminotransferase gives rise to the protein MDIKVNFSGRAIRYTEDEIAVVVEAMRNADPLTQGHYMRQFESKFADYQGVAPGTCFTTMNGCSALELSAQLCLFNEGDEVVIPSHTFTASAYPYVKKGAKLVWADVDLHTRVVTAESIERVLSPRTKAVVVVHLYGYVADMPAIAALCKERGLILIEDAAQAIGAEIGGVKAGAFGDMAIFSFHSHKNLTTLGEGGMLYVRDPKLAAMVPTLRHNGHCAFDFERPDYWKPAMGNVDMPFIDGRMVQPNNYCLGEVECALGAKLLERIDEINDQKRARALAFIDALKDFPELEFHREDSRRHNYHLLAARMTSGVDARDRFMRAMFDEKGVKCVVQYIPLDRYEYYRRQGMGEACCPNADMFFDSMISFPFQHWLSEEEFDYMLASTREVLAKIR